The Podospora pseudocomata strain CBS 415.72m chromosome 1 map unlocalized CBS415.72m_1, whole genome shotgun sequence genome has a segment encoding these proteins:
- a CDS encoding uncharacterized protein (EggNog:ENOG503NYRG; COG:K): MDSSGWPVGDHGVHTTTAEDDFQQYLDMTNMNNLAEGIDYNFQGFQSSAGAHMLQVPGREQLDTPMTGSDAPMLLSPSMPAMQHQVPAITTTGGPYQSIPTTMMPPPTPSETIVNSIDAQIHFLQQQKMQAQQRQVEEHAAFFAHQQQNRMIPPTPQSLEMVPAANPFYAQRNATEPQQQHPHPHRTQHPHQQQHPQQAVDYRYQRAKDQSDMSFTPLVSPAVTPLDTHFSVESQFTVPGAYFSPLTSPALHAQTDPLAMFEQRHGPLTTSSPTDMDLDAVGGTMSIGTPGDLAKKMRKNAAKARAKAGVKQSPISKPLRKRLATTPSLNSQALSDLMENAEQGQDHQPLPTSMMHNSSSSTTTGPTDSEDGSISPEALNDTTPIETEMPPPPLPKPRSAKPSPYIAPQNTGSAPVIALQPPRPGVASPATPASLMKLSSPSTHITVAGASRAGSHEVVDTENIELFELPESVSNVNVPPSHANDTPTPKQAPQDAGPSGTPSLAPLPSPSLGPTVVRPSGTVSATASPQLGPGSGYGAKRTPQLLPRNSKKRGSVSSIPVSPALRPKISISPNIKPLLPGGADLEETASQLLASKSNYQRILEGNTVPGVSYPSELSTNLTSKRTSHKIAEQGRRNRINSALQEIATLLPKPPKDSEGEGSSDNKSKDKEKEKEKERERNGGAPNSKASTVEMAIEYIKQLQQQVAEANKRAEEAEKKLAETGGA, encoded by the exons ATGGATTCTTCTGGGTGGCCTGTCGGGGACCATGGCGTTCATACCACTACGGCCGAAGATGACTTTCAGCAATATCTGGACATGACCAACATGAACAACCTGGCAGAGGGCATCGACTACAATTTCCAAGGTTTCCAGTCCTCTGCCGGCGCGCACATGCTGCAGGTTCCCGGGCGCGAGCAGTTGGACACCCCAATGACAGGAAGCGATGCGCCTATGCTCCTATCACCATCGATGCCAGCGATGCAGCATCAGGTGCCGGCCATCACAACAACGGGGGGTCCCTACCAGTCTatacccaccaccatgatgccgcctccaacaccaagcgAGACGATTGTGAACAGCATTGACGCCCAAATTCactttcttcaacagcaaaagatgcaggctcagcagcggcaggtGGAAGAACACGCAGCCTTCTTCGCTCATCAGCAACAGAACCGCATGATTCCACCGACACCACAGAGTCTGGAGATGGTTCCAGCTGCCAACCCTTTCTATGCCCAGCGGAATGCCACAGaaccgcagcagcaacacccgCACCCACACCGAACACAACACccacatcaacagcagcacccacAGCAGGCCGTAGACTATAGATATCAGAGAGCGAAGGACCAGTCTGAT ATGTCCTTCACCCCGTTGGTTTCACCCGCCGTCACGCCTTTGGACACCCACTTCTCGGTCGAATCCCAATTTACTGTTCCGGGAGCCTACTTTAGCCCACTAACGTCACCTGCCCTGCACGCCCAAACAGACCCATTGGCCATGTTTGAGCAAAGACATGGACCCCTGACAACCAGCTCGCCCACGGATATGGATCTCGACGCCGTTGGAGGGACCATGTCGATCGGCACACCGGGAGACCTGGCCAAGAAAATGAGGAAGAATGCGGCCAAGGCGAGGGCAAAGGCGGGCGTGAAGCAGTCGCCAATTTCGAAGCCCCTCAGGAAACGACTGGCAACCACACCAAGCCTCAACTCGCAAGCTCTGAGTGACTTGATGGAGAATGCAGAGCAGGGTCAAGACCATCAACCGTTGCCTACATCCATGATGCACAActcatcttcatcgaccACAACCGGGCCGACAGATTCAGAGGATGGCTCGATATCACCAGAAGCCTTGAATGATACGACACCCATCGAGACTGAGATGCCACCGCCCCCGCTCCCCAAACCACGATCTGCGAAGCCCTCTCCTTACATTGCACCTCAAAATACCGGATCAGCTCCGGTCATTgctcttcaaccacccagGCCTGGCGTGGCATCACCTGCCACACCAGCATCTCTGATGAAACTCAGCTCGCCGAGCACCCACATCACCGTGGCTGGAGCTAGCAGGGCTGGCAGCCATGAAGTGGTCGATACCGAAAATATCGAGCTATTTGAGTTGCCTGAATCCGTTTCCAACGTGAATGTCCCACCCAGCCACGCCAACGACACCCCGACACCAAAACAAGCCCCTCAAGATGCCGGACCATCCGGAACACCATCTCTTGCACCTTTGCCATCACCTTCACTGGGTCCCACTGTGGTAAGGCCATCGGGAACAGTCTCAGCCACAGCAAGCCCACAGCTGGGACCTGGTTCGGGATATGGAGCGAAGCGGACACCACAGCTCCTCCCAAGAAATAGCAAAAAGCGGGGGAGTGTCAGCTCGATTCCTGTCTCGCCGGCTCTTAGGCCCAAGATCTCGATTTCACCCAACATCAAACCATTGCTGCCGGGCGGAGCAGACCTTGAGGAGACGGCGTCACAACTTCTTGCCAGCAAATCCAACTACCAGCGGATCCTCGAGGGAAACACAGTGCCCGGTGTGTCATACCCCAGCGAGCTCTCCACCAATCTCACGTCCAAGCGGACATCTCACAAGATTGCCGAGCAAGGTCGGCGGAATCGGATCAACTCGGCGTTACAAGAGATTGCCACCTTGCTGCCAAAGCCACCAAAGGACAGTGAAGGGGAAGGCAGCAGCGATAATAAGAGTAAGGAtaaagagaaggagaaggagaaggaaagagagaggaatGGCGGTGCGCCAAATAGCAAGGCGAGCACAGTAGAGATGGCGATTGAGTATATCAagcagctccagcagcaggttgCGGAAGCTAATAAGCGGGCtgaagaggccgagaagaagctggccgAGACTGGGGGTGCCTAA